The segment TCGCTCGGCGTCGAGGAGCAGTTCTACCTCGTCTGGCCCTGGATCCTGGTCCTCGTCTTCGCGGTCGCCGCCAAGCGCCGGTGGTCCGGGCGTCACGGCCGGGGCGTCCTCGCGGCGATCCTGCTCGCCCTCACCGTCGCCTCCTTCGCGTGGGGCGTCGCCCAATCCGTCTCGGACCCCGGATTCGCCTACTTCTCGACCGGCGTCCGCGCCTGGGAGCTCGGGGTCGGGGCGCTCCTGGCCCTGGGCGTCCCTCTCCTGGAGCGCATTCCCGGGGCGCTCCGCCCGGTTCTCGGGTGGCTCGGGCTCTCCGGGCTCGTGGCTGCCGTGTTCGCGACGTCCGGGTCCAGCGGTTTCCCGGCTCCGGGAGCCGCCGGCGCCGTTCTCGCGACGGCGTTCGTCGTGGCCGCGGGCACCGGGGGTCCGAGCCACGTCGTCGTCCTCGCGAACCCCGTCTCGAGCTATCTCGGCGACGTCTCGTACTCCCTCTACCTCTGGCACTTCCCCGTCATCATCCTGCTCGGCGCCGTCGTGCCGATGAGCGGGTTCACGATCGCGGCCTGCCTGCTCCTCACCCTCGGCCTGTCCGTCGCCTCCTACCATCTGATCGAGGATCCGATCCGGAAGTCGACCTGGCTCGACCGCCGGGCCCGCGAGGCGAGACGACTCGAGTCCGGGGCCAGGAGGCCGCGCCGCGTGCCCGTGATCTTCCAGGACGTCGACCGCCCCGACCTCGCCGTGATGGCCGGTGCCGTCGTCGTGGCGATCGTCGCGGTGGCCTACTTCGCTCAGACGGCGCCTCGGCCCGCCGAACCGCAGGCGCAGGCCGCCGAGTCCGTCACGACGGTCCTGCCGGGGGCGACGCCGTCGTCGTCCGACACCGGCTCCCCCGCCGAGCAGGCGCTGTCGGCGCGGATCTCGGCGGCGCTGACCGCGACGAGCTTCCCGGAGCTCGACCCGTCGGTCGACTCGCTGGGCACGTCGAACTGGGTGAAGGCGGCGGCCGCGTCCGGCTGCGCCGACATCACCCCGGCCACGGAGGAGCGCTGCCAGAGCGGCCCCGTGCTGGCGACGAAGCAGGTGGCCGTTCTCGGGGACTCGTTCGCGATCGCGTGGCTGCCCGGTCTCCGCGCGGCTCTCGCTGAGGCCGGATACCGGGTCCACACGTACACCTACGGGCAGTGCCCGGCCGCCTCCGTCACGGTCCGAAAGGAGGGAGGAGCCCCGTTCCCGGAGTGCGCGAGCCACCGGACCTGGGCGATCGGCCGGATCACGGCGCTGAAGCCTGATCTCGTGATCCTCGCCGACTCCTCGGACACGATCGACCGTCTGGCGACGAAGAAGTCCCAGGCGGATGGGAGCGCGGAGATCGCCGCGGGGCTCGGGACGACGGTGCGGGCGATCGCCCCCAGCGCCAAGCGCGTCGTCTACCTGTCCGATCCCCCGGTGGGCGTGGCGCTGCAGCAGTGCGTCACGCGGTTCGCGAAGCCGAGCGACTGCGCCCGGAGCACGACCAGCACGTGGGAGGCCATCCAGGCGGCCGATCGTCAGGCCGTGGAGGCCGCCGGAGGAACGTACCTGAGCACCGTCCGATGGTTCTGCGACACCCGGGGCCGCTGCCCGGCCTTCGTCGGGACGACACCGGTGCGGGCCGACGCCGGCCACCTCACCGTCCAGTACTCCACCGCGCTCGAACCGCTGCTGGCGGCCGCTCTGAAGCTCTGACCCGGAGGGCGTGTCGCTCCGATCGCAGGAGCGGCTAGGAGCCGATCTCCTGATACGCGGCGAACAGGAGGCTCGACTCGGGACCCTGCAGGACGGTCGGCTTCGCGAGGTCGTCGAGGACGATGAACCGCAGCATCCCGGCGCGCGTCTTCTTGTCGCGCTGCATCGTCGCGAGGAGCGTGTTCCAGCGCCCGGCCGGGTACTGGATCGGCAGTCCGAGCGACGTCAGGACGGAGCGGTGCCGGTCGACGACCTCGTCGGAGAGGCGACCGGCGAGGCGGGAGAGCTCCGCCACGAACACCATGCCGACCGAGACGGCGGCACCGTGGCGCCACTGGTAGCGCTCGGCGTGCTCGATCGCGTGGCCCAGGGTGTGGCCGTAGTTGAGGATCTCGCGGAGACCGGCCTCCTTGAAGTCGTCGCCGACGACGCGCGCCTTGAGCGCGATCGAGAGCTCCACCACGCGGCGGAACTCGGGTGTCGACGGGTCGACGACCCGGTCGACGTCGCGCTCGATGATGTCG is part of the Frondihabitans sp. 762G35 genome and harbors:
- a CDS encoding acyltransferase family protein; this translates as MSSRQTVREGSAGATRLKALTMQTPDRPARKPSPEAHRQRADIQGLRTLAVVAVILNHLLAWPSGGFVGVDVFFVVSGFLITGLLLREHDRTGRISFAGFYRRRARRILPIATLVLVATVAASFAIFLPARARTISVDAIWSFVFAGNWHFALVGTDYFASDGTTSPLQHYWSLGVEEQFYLVWPWILVLVFAVAAKRRWSGRHGRGVLAAILLALTVASFAWGVAQSVSDPGFAYFSTGVRAWELGVGALLALGVPLLERIPGALRPVLGWLGLSGLVAAVFATSGSSGFPAPGAAGAVLATAFVVAAGTGGPSHVVVLANPVSSYLGDVSYSLYLWHFPVIILLGAVVPMSGFTIAACLLLTLGLSVASYHLIEDPIRKSTWLDRRAREARRLESGARRPRRVPVIFQDVDRPDLAVMAGAVVVAIVAVAYFAQTAPRPAEPQAQAAESVTTVLPGATPSSSDTGSPAEQALSARISAALTATSFPELDPSVDSLGTSNWVKAAAASGCADITPATEERCQSGPVLATKQVAVLGDSFAIAWLPGLRAALAEAGYRVHTYTYGQCPAASVTVRKEGGAPFPECASHRTWAIGRITALKPDLVILADSSDTIDRLATKKSQADGSAEIAAGLGTTVRAIAPSAKRVVYLSDPPVGVALQQCVTRFAKPSDCARSTTSTWEAIQAADRQAVEAAGGTYLSTVRWFCDTRGRCPAFVGTTPVRADAGHLTVQYSTALEPLLAAALKL